The following proteins are co-located in the Apium graveolens cultivar Ventura chromosome 5, ASM990537v1, whole genome shotgun sequence genome:
- the LOC141662124 gene encoding uncharacterized protein LOC141662124 — translation MVWLLHFFFLCLLASGQEDSVKISTLYKNSLGSHTFSHTYESTAVNLGQDYLNEVSSNILMAENWVRTHVLVHYPSTDVSTILVGHNLLCTKTQNEVLKPILPAIKNIYHSLVRWGLEKNIKVSASFPSTCLSLSSSMYQTDLADSYFKPILNFLQVTNSTYSVHTPSHLETVSDETLKLVNSHLESMRNLGFLDLKKINVVVTNPKETKPMVRKLSYIVEPFPARPTPAAPTHSPYGSSVPAFAANSPLPPLVGITSQPPSSHSLPPLVGTILPPPHGKVSPAPLSDPLPPLVGTVSPPPLSHPLPPIVGTVSPPPLSHPLPPLVGITSPPPLSVPFPPQLPPIDGPASPPFVFNWPPCNPSGGGNVGAPPVSVPMPSPHNGLWCVAKPSVPADTLQQALNYACGEGGANCDAIRPQGSCYFPDSLVAHASYAFNSYWQRNKDNGGTCGFGGTAMLVNADPSYQQCQFLRG, via the exons ATGGTGTGGCTGCTTCACTTCTTCTTTCTCTGTTTACTGG CATCAGGCCAAGAAGATTCAGTCAAAATCTCGACTCTTTACAAAAACTCACTAGGTTCTCATACATTTTCACACACTTATGAAAGCACAGCAGTAAATCTTGGTCAGGACTATCTTAATGAGGTCTCAAGTAACATTCTCATGGCTGAAAATTGGGTCAGAACCCATGTTCTTGTTCACTACCCATCCACAGATGTTTCTACTATACTAGTAGGTCATAATCTACTCTGCACCAAAACACAAAATGAAGTTTTGAAACCTATTTTACCTGCTATCAAGAACATTTATCATTCTCTTGTTAGGTGGggtttggagaaaaatattaaAGTTTCAGCCTCTTTTCCATCTACCTGTTTAAGCCTATCTTCTTCTATGTATCAAACTGATTTAGCTGACTCATATTTTAAGCCAATACTCAATTTTCTGCAAGTCACAAACTCAACTTATTCAGTACACACTCCTTCACATTTGGAGACTGTTTCTGATGAAACCCTGAAATTGGTGAACTCTCATTTAGAATCCATGAGGAATCTTGGGTTTTTGGACCTTAAAAAGATTAATGTGGTTGTCACAAACCCGAAAGAAACTAAACCAATGGTTAGGAAACTTTCGTATATTGTAGAGCCATTCCCAGCAAGGCCAACCCCTGCAGCTCCAACTCATTCTCCCTATGGCTCATCTGTTCCAGCTTTTGCAGCCAATAGCCCTCTTCCTCCGCTTGTTGGGATAACCTCACAACCCCCTTCATCGCATTCCCTTCCTCCGTTGGTTGGAACAATTTTACCACCACCCCATGGAAAAGTCTCTCCAGCTCCGCTATCAGACCCCCTTCCTCCGCTGGTTGGAACAGTCTCACCACCCCCATTGTCACACCCCCTTCCTCCTATAGTTGGAACAGTCTCACCGCCCCCATTGTCACACCCCCTTCCTCCGCTAGTTGGAATAACTTCACCGCCCCCATTATCAGTCCCTTTTCCACCCCAACTGCCTCCTATTGATGGACCTGCAAGCCCGCCTTTTGTTTTTAACTGGCCACCATGTAATCCATCAGGTGGAGGCAATGTAGGTGCACCACCAGTATCTGTTCCTATGCCAAGCCCACATAATGGACTTTGGTGTGTGGCAAAGCCTAGTGTGCCAGCAGACACACTGCAACAGGCATTGAATTATGCCTGCGGTGAAGGCGGTGCTAATTGTGATGCTATTAGGCCTCAGGGCAGTTGTTACTTTCCAGATAGTCTTGTGGCACATGCTTCTTATGCTTTCAATAGCTACTGGCAGAGGAATAAGGATAATGGTGGAACTTGTGGTTTCGGAGGAACAGCTATGCTAGTCAATGCTGATCCAA GCTACCAACAGTGTCAATTCCTCCGGGGATGA